One genomic segment of [Phormidium] sp. ETS-05 includes these proteins:
- a CDS encoding Uma2 family endonuclease: protein MTQTSLQTPIIYPEPDGSPMAESDPTRDYLVYGVESLKLYFQDRQDVYISGNLWLCYEEGVPDAVVAPDVFVVFGVENRPRRSYKVWEENGKTPDWVLEVTSKSTRHTDEREKPITYAQMGVREYFQYDPSGDYLKPALKGRRLVGNSYQVLTPNLLPDGTLCVLSEVLGLELRLLPNGQLRFFSEQTGEYLLTYVEQGQRADAERQRAEAERQRAETERQRAETERQRADRLAARLRELGIEPDM, encoded by the coding sequence ATGACCCAAACTAGCCTGCAAACCCCGATAATTTATCCCGAACCGGACGGCTCTCCAATGGCAGAAAGCGACCCCACCCGCGATTATCTAGTGTATGGCGTTGAGTCCCTGAAACTCTATTTTCAAGACCGCCAAGATGTGTACATTTCCGGCAATCTCTGGCTCTGTTACGAGGAAGGGGTCCCCGATGCGGTAGTAGCTCCTGATGTGTTTGTGGTCTTTGGGGTGGAAAATCGCCCCCGCCGCAGTTACAAAGTCTGGGAAGAAAATGGCAAAACCCCGGACTGGGTACTAGAAGTGACTTCTAAGAGTACGCGACATACGGACGAACGAGAGAAACCAATTACTTACGCCCAAATGGGTGTGAGGGAATATTTCCAATATGACCCTTCTGGTGATTATCTCAAACCGGCCCTGAAAGGACGGCGTTTGGTGGGCAACAGCTATCAGGTGTTGACACCAAATCTGCTGCCAGATGGAACTCTTTGTGTGCTTTCGGAAGTTTTGGGTTTAGAGCTGCGGTTGCTTCCTAATGGTCAATTGCGGTTTTTCTCGGAGCAGACGGGAGAATATCTTCTCACTTATGTGGAACAAGGACAGCGAGCCGATGCGGAACGACAGCGAGCCGAAGCGGAACGACAACGAGCCGAAACGGAACGACAGCGAGCCGAAACGGAACGACAGCGAGCCGATCGCCTCGCCGCCAGATTGAGAGAACTAGGAATCGAACCAGATATGTAA
- the atpE gene encoding ATP synthase F0 subunit C: MDPLISAASVIAAALAVGLAAIGPGIGQGNAAGQAVEGIARQPEAEGKIRGTLLLSLAFMEALTIYGLVVALVLLFANPFA; the protein is encoded by the coding sequence ATGGATCCATTAATTTCTGCCGCTTCCGTAATTGCTGCTGCTCTGGCTGTGGGTTTGGCGGCGATCGGCCCTGGCATCGGTCAAGGTAATGCAGCCGGTCAAGCCGTGGAAGGTATTGCCCGTCAACCCGAAGCCGAAGGCAAAATTCGCGGCACCTTGCTGTTGAGCTTGGCATTCATGGAAGCGTTGACGATTTACGGCCTGGTGGTGGCTCTGGTGCTGCTGTTTGCCAACCCCTTTGCCTAA
- a CDS encoding F0F1 ATP synthase subunit B' — protein sequence MTHWTILLAAAEAAEAKGGLFDFDATLPIMALQFLILAAVLNALFYKPLGKAIDDRDNYIRSTEKEARERLAKAENLAKQYEQELAQSRKQAQTVIANAQAEGQKMASQQIAAAMQEAQAQREQAQKELDQQKQEAFSSLEQQVDTLSRQIMEKLLGAELVS from the coding sequence ATGACGCACTGGACAATTCTGCTGGCAGCAGCAGAAGCAGCGGAGGCCAAAGGTGGCTTATTTGATTTTGACGCCACCTTGCCGATTATGGCGCTGCAATTCTTGATTCTGGCGGCAGTATTAAACGCCCTGTTTTACAAGCCGCTGGGGAAAGCAATTGATGATCGGGATAATTACATCCGCAGCACCGAAAAAGAAGCGCGGGAACGGTTAGCAAAAGCCGAAAACCTCGCGAAGCAATACGAGCAAGAACTGGCACAAAGCCGCAAACAGGCACAAACGGTGATTGCCAACGCCCAGGCGGAAGGGCAAAAAATGGCATCGCAGCAAATAGCAGCAGCGATGCAAGAAGCGCAAGCCCAAAGAGAGCAGGCACAAAAAGAGCTAGACCAGCAAAAACAGGAAGCCTTCAGCTCTTTAGAGCAACAGGTAGATACCCTGTCACGCCAGATTATGGAAAAACTCTTGGGTGCCGAGCTGGTGAGTTAG
- a CDS encoding ATP synthase subunit I — translation MNPPNPSEQPRQDEVGDIAPSDAPASETNASLQEFYQLQQRLFVYTLVMTAVIFASVWIGYDLHIAINYLLGACVGVVYLRMLARDVERIGQGERKLVPSRLALFIGLIIVATQWDQLEIVPIFLGFLTYKAAIVVYMLQTTLLPESK, via the coding sequence GTGAATCCGCCTAACCCATCCGAGCAACCAAGACAAGACGAAGTGGGAGACATCGCCCCCAGCGATGCTCCGGCCTCCGAGACAAACGCCTCCCTGCAGGAGTTTTACCAACTACAGCAGAGGCTATTTGTATATACGCTTGTAATGACAGCAGTGATTTTTGCGTCAGTATGGATCGGGTATGACCTGCATATTGCGATAAATTATTTGCTCGGTGCGTGCGTGGGTGTGGTTTACTTGAGAATGTTGGCCAGAGACGTTGAGCGCATTGGCCAAGGAGAGCGGAAGCTGGTTCCAAGCCGACTGGCACTATTTATTGGGTTGATTATAGTCGCAACCCAATGGGATCAGCTAGAGATTGTCCCAATATTTCTGGGATTCTTGACATACAAAGCCGCGATCGTGGTTTATATGCTGCAAACGACCCTGCTGCCTGAATCCAAGTAG
- a CDS encoding Uma2 family endonuclease: MTQTSLQTPIIYPEPDGSPMAESDPTRDYLVYGVESLKLYFQDRQDVYISGNLWLCYEEGVPDAVVAPDVFVVFGVENRPRRSYKVWEENGKTPDWVMEVTSKSTRNTDEQNKPITYAKMGVREYFQYDPSGDYLKPALKGRRLVGNSYQVLTPHLLPDGTLCVLSEVLGLELRLLPNGQLRFFSEQTGEYLLTYVEQGQRADAERQRAEAERQRAEAERQRAETERQRAETERQRAETERQRADRLAARLRELGIEPSELE, translated from the coding sequence ATGACCCAAACTAGCCTGCAAACCCCCATAATTTATCCCGAACCGGACGGCTCTCCAATGGCAGAAAGCGACCCCACCCGCGATTATCTAGTGTATGGCGTTGAGTCCCTGAAACTCTATTTTCAAGACCGCCAAGATGTGTACATTTCCGGCAATCTCTGGCTCTGTTACGAGGAAGGGGTCCCCGATGCGGTAGTAGCTCCCGATGTGTTTGTGGTTTTTGGGGTGGAAAATCGCCCCCGCCGCAGTTACAAAGTCTGGGAAGAAAATGGCAAAACCCCTGACTGGGTGATGGAAGTGACTTCTAAGAGTACGCGAAATACCGACGAACAGAACAAACCAATCACTTACGCCAAAATGGGTGTGAGGGAATATTTCCAATATGACCCCTCTGGTGATTATCTCAAACCGGCCCTGAAAGGACGGCGTTTGGTGGGCAACAGTTATCAGGTGTTGACGCCACATCTGCTGCCAGATGGAACTCTTTGTGTGCTTTCGGAAGTTTTGGGTTTAGAGCTGCGGTTGCTTCCTAATGGTCAATTGCGGTTTTTCTCGGAGCAGACGGGAGAATATCTTCTCACTTATGTGGAACAAGGACAGCGAGCCGATGCGGAACGACAGCGAGCCGAAGCGGAACGACAGCGAGCCGAAGCGGAACGACAGCGAGCCGAAACGGAACGACAGCGAGCCGAAACGGAACGACAGCGAGCCGAAACGGAACGACAAAGAGCCGATCGCCTTGCCGCCAGACTGAGAGAACTAGGCATCGAACCGTCAGAATTAGAGTAA
- the atpB gene encoding F0F1 ATP synthase subunit A — MIEVINAFNCLPLAELEVGKHFYWQVGNLNIHGQVILTSWFVIALLVVASIVATRNIQKVPSGMQNFMEYALEFIRDLAKGQIGEKEYRPWVPFVGTLFLFIFVCNWSGALVPWKLIKIPGGELAAPTSDINTTVALALLTSLAYFYAGLSKRGLGYFSKYIQPTPILLPINILEDFTKPLSLSFRLFGNILADELVVGVFVLLVPLFIPLPVMILGLFTSAIQALIFATLAAVYIGEAIEGHGEEHHD, encoded by the coding sequence ATGATCGAGGTAATAAACGCATTTAACTGTTTACCCCTCGCCGAATTGGAAGTAGGCAAGCACTTTTACTGGCAAGTTGGCAATCTGAACATCCACGGTCAGGTGATACTGACCTCCTGGTTCGTGATTGCCCTGCTAGTGGTAGCTTCCATTGTAGCCACTCGGAACATCCAAAAGGTGCCGAGCGGGATGCAAAACTTCATGGAATACGCCCTGGAATTTATCCGGGACCTGGCCAAGGGCCAAATCGGTGAGAAAGAATATCGCCCTTGGGTGCCATTTGTGGGCACACTGTTTTTGTTCATTTTTGTGTGTAACTGGTCGGGAGCCTTAGTGCCCTGGAAGCTGATTAAGATTCCAGGAGGCGAACTAGCGGCGCCGACAAGTGACATCAACACGACGGTAGCACTGGCTTTGCTGACATCCCTGGCGTATTTTTACGCGGGACTGAGCAAGCGGGGGTTGGGATACTTTTCTAAGTACATCCAGCCAACGCCCATTTTGTTGCCCATCAATATTTTGGAAGATTTTACCAAGCCCCTCTCCCTGAGTTTCCGTCTATTTGGCAACATTTTGGCGGATGAACTGGTGGTGGGGGTGTTCGTGCTGCTGGTGCCATTATTTATCCCGCTACCGGTGATGATATTGGGACTGTTCACCAGTGCAATTCAGGCACTAATTTTTGCGACCCTGGCGGCTGTGTACATCGGGGAAGCGATCGAAGGTCATGGTGAAGAGCATCACGACTAA
- a CDS encoding GH3 auxin-responsive promoter family protein: MRPLIQLFGELFAPASQKFSQALAQPELTQQQVQQDICQRLIHSQYGESLGIKSLADWHHIPIVNYDDIEKWISPQDVRSTPPSALPSPLTPEKIIFYEKTSGSRGAAKLIPYTKSLRRSFNQMFCVWAHDLIVNGPKFQTGKVYFCISPQFGTGETNLPTLQDDSEYLDLWLRWLLAPFLVSAGAVQFRDAAEFKEKLALALLSAENLEIISIWSPSFLRVILDYIAQRFVAPLLQPSIQNLRRRATLREVAQNFLVGLQPSIQESVELSLSQYPWTEIWPNLKLISCWDAAQAADGAGLLRSLFPGVMVQGKGLLATEAPMTVPLIEAGGCLPVLDEVFFEFEDTNGQIYRLEELQLGGVYGVVVSQKGGLYRYRMGDRVRVTHFYRQTPCLEFLGREGTISDLVGEKLNSDFLWDIIQEQGIAGAFFTSLVPVTFPQPYYLLLLDTVQETETEIAQGLDAAFMRSPHYRQARLLGQLAPLRVLISPHIPEIITNFKTRSGQKWGDIKHPLLETSPIHPELLHQLEQLNQHKPQ, translated from the coding sequence ATGCGTCCTCTAATTCAGCTATTTGGCGAGTTATTCGCTCCCGCATCCCAGAAATTCTCTCAAGCCTTGGCGCAACCGGAACTCACCCAGCAGCAGGTGCAGCAAGATATTTGCCAGCGTCTGATTCATAGCCAATATGGGGAATCGTTGGGGATTAAATCTCTCGCCGATTGGCATCATATCCCGATTGTCAATTACGATGATATAGAAAAGTGGATTTCACCCCAAGATGTTCGTAGCACCCCTCCTTCAGCCCTCCCATCTCCACTCACTCCAGAAAAAATTATATTTTATGAAAAAACCTCTGGCAGTCGTGGCGCCGCCAAGCTGATTCCTTATACTAAGTCGTTGCGCCGCTCTTTTAACCAGATGTTTTGCGTGTGGGCGCATGATTTGATTGTCAATGGCCCGAAATTTCAGACTGGTAAGGTGTATTTCTGTATTTCCCCCCAATTTGGCACCGGGGAAACTAATCTCCCCACTTTGCAAGATGATTCAGAATATCTGGATTTATGGTTGCGGTGGCTGTTGGCGCCTTTTTTGGTGTCTGCGGGTGCGGTTCAGTTTCGTGATGCAGCAGAATTTAAGGAAAAATTAGCTTTAGCTCTGTTGTCGGCGGAAAATCTGGAAATTATCTCGATTTGGAGTCCTAGTTTTTTGCGGGTGATTTTGGATTATATTGCTCAAAGGTTCGTAGCACCCCTCCTTCAGCCCTCTATTCAAAATCTGCGCCGTCGGGCTACTCTCCGAGAAGTTGCTCAAAATTTCTTAGTAGGGCTTCAGCCCTCCATCCAAGAGTCAGTTGAGCTATCTCTCTCCCAATATCCCTGGACAGAAATTTGGCCAAATTTAAAACTGATTTCCTGTTGGGATGCGGCGCAAGCTGCGGATGGTGCGGGTTTACTGCGTTCTCTGTTTCCTGGTGTCATGGTCCAGGGTAAAGGTTTGCTGGCGACGGAAGCACCGATGACGGTTCCTTTAATTGAGGCGGGGGGATGTTTACCGGTTTTAGATGAGGTATTTTTTGAGTTTGAGGATACTAATGGACAAATTTATCGTCTGGAAGAATTACAATTGGGTGGGGTGTATGGGGTGGTGGTTTCCCAAAAGGGGGGTTTGTACCGCTACCGCATGGGCGATCGGGTGCGAGTCACACATTTTTACCGCCAAACTCCTTGTTTGGAATTTCTCGGACGGGAGGGGACTATCAGCGATTTAGTGGGCGAAAAGCTGAATTCTGATTTTCTCTGGGATATAATTCAAGAGCAGGGGATTGCTGGGGCTTTTTTCACCAGTTTAGTCCCCGTGACATTCCCCCAACCTTATTATCTGTTACTCTTGGATACAGTGCAGGAAACCGAGACAGAAATTGCCCAGGGTTTAGATGCGGCGTTCATGCGATCGCCCCACTATCGTCAAGCGCGACTTTTAGGACAACTCGCCCCCCTGCGCGTCCTCATCTCCCCCCACATCCCCGAAATCATCACCAACTTTAAAACCCGTTCCGGTCAAAAATGGGGCGATATCAAACACCCCCTATTAGAAACCTCACCCATTCATCCCGAACTCCTCCACCAACTAGAACAACTAAACCAGCATAAACCCCAATGA